In Vitis vinifera cultivar Pinot Noir 40024 chromosome 11, ASM3070453v1, a genomic segment contains:
- the LOC100245811 gene encoding calmodulin-like protein 3 has product MVIITILILAVLFIAGLINLFFCFPTKRFYSWFQSLFSSKYSPISENCSIQAPKKGLSAEKKEELRRVFATFDKNSDGFITKQELRDSLKNIGILLSMKDVEEMVERVDANGDGLIDPDEFCELYESMGGGGGDGEREEGGEGEDMKEAFDVFDGDGDGLISVEELRLVLSSLGLKEGKRLEDCKEMIRKVDMDGDGMVNFEEFKKMMKAGGKRLLSASS; this is encoded by the coding sequence ATGGTGATCATAACCATACTGATATTGGCAGTTTTATTCATAGCTGGCCTcattaatttgttcttttgcTTCCCAACCAAGAGGTTCTACTCATGGTTTCAGTCCTTATTTAGCAGTAAGTATTCTCCTATATCAGAGAATTGCTCCATCCAGGCCCCAAAAAAGGGGTTGAGTGCTGAAAAGAAGGAGGAGCTGAGGAGGGTGTTTGCCACTTTCGACAAAAATAGTGATGGATTCATAACAAAGCAGGAGCTGAGAGACTCGCTCAAGAACATTGGGATCTTGCTGAGTATGAAGGATGTGGAAGAAATGGTTGAGAGAGTGGACGCCAATGGAGACGGGCTGATTGATCCTGATGAGTTCTGTGAGCTGTACGAGTCGATGGGCGGTGGTGGAGGAGATGGTGAGAGAGAAGAGGGCGGAGAAGGGGAGGATATGAAGGAAGCTTTTGATGTGTTTGATGGGGATGGAGATGGGTTGATCAGCGTGGAGGAGCTGAGGTTGGTGCTGTCGTCTCTGGGGTTGAAGGAAGGGAAGAGGCTAGAGGATTGCAAGGAGATGATAAGGAAGGTAGACATGGATGGAGATGGAATGGTGAATTTTGAGGAGTTCAAGAAGATGATGAAAGCTGGTGGCAAAAGGCTTCTTTCAGCCTCATCATAG